The region ATACACTCAGACTTTAAAGCCAGGTAAGTCTATGCAGAAAAAAGTCAGAATCAATAAATTTAATCTTGAAATATCAGAAGCTTTTTGGTGATAAAGTACGATGGGTTTTGTAAGATTGCTCTTGCTTGGCAAACCGAACTTTTCTCAGGACTGTTCTGTTAATTTTGGATATGTATTGAAATTGGAATTACTAGAGACCACTGTCCACTGGCAAAGTCAAATAGTTTTTCCTGTTGATATAAAATATGTCTATAATTATTTGTGTCACAGATAACTAACTAAATTTTTAGTATTTCAGAGGCTTCTTATTACTGAGTTTATTCTTCCTAAAAATGTGACTTTCTCAAGGTCCCCTGGCCCAGGAAGAGGACAATCTTGCTGCTGCAAAATTGGTTTTAATGTAGTGTAATAAATCTGCTGCCAGAATACTGAGCAGATTGACATGAGATATTACAGCATATGGGGCTTGGGCTTTTTCATACCCAGATTTTAAAGTGGTTTAGAAAGGTGAGTATGTATCAAGGTCCCAGGTTTTTATAATTCTGGACTCTAAAATTAGATTAATCAGTAGACCAGCAGCAGTGAATTGGCTCAGAGCTTTAATTAGTCAGAGTGATGAAAAGCAGAATCTATCATCATGGTTTATTATAAATTTCATAATTCAGAAAGATTTCTTATctgcagtttgttttaaaatgcccAGTCCTTCCAAGGCCAGCTGCCAAATCCCATTAACTTGGCTACCTAATAAATTAAAGCAGTAACACACATGGCAGTTCCTGAACATACAGCTCATTCCAAGTTTTAAATTgacttttctctccctttttcctaTTTTGCAGGTATCAAACTGACATTGTCAACTTTGTTGGATGGCAAGAACGTCAATGCAGGGGGTCACAAACTTGGTCTAGGACTGGAATTTGAAGCATAAGGAATGATTTCACAATTGCTAATCTGAAAATACAGCATAGCTACCTTCAGAAAATAGTGTACCTTTCAGTGTTTTGTCTGGGGTGCAAGTGTTGCTGCGTATCTGTCCTGCTAGTCCTGGTTAAAGACAGCTAAGCTTTAAAAATGATGTTGTTAAAGAAGTGGAGacaaaatcacaaataaaaaatcttagcttttttcctttatgtaaTTGCTCATCACACCTGTCAGCTGCCATGTAATAAGAAGGAAGGTGTTGATTACCTCTACTAATATATTGATGGCACAAGGAATGTGTTAATGTGTTATAAAACCTGGGAATTGCAGACCGCTATATTCTGTACTGTTCATTTTGTAAGCAAAATGTTCTGACACCTAAGGTTTCAGTCAGTGAGGGAATGTGCAAACTTGTCTGAAAAAGggatttcaaaatttatttttttagataaGTGTTTCATCAATGGTTTGTCTTACTTGGTTATCCCACACCTACTGCTGTCTCCAGAATGCTTTAGGTTGTCCACCCTGTCCAAGTCCTTGTGGAGGAGGTTTGATGTGACTCAGCGAATACTGCCTGTCCCATGTTGTGGTTCCTTCCCCTTGCACTGATGAAAAGCTTGTAAAATGGACATAACCAGGGAAGAGTCTTTGCAACTGCAATCACATAGTTGCATCACTAATTCTAAAACGGAGTTTTCTTTTATTACCACTTTTTTTTAGCAACTAAATGGGTACATTTTTAGAGAGTCTTCCATTTTGTGTGGAACTAGACCCCAAAATGCTGTACTTGACACTACtaaaaatggataaaaaacccaaacctgacttgaataaaatattgaaatgtcATCTTTTACTCTGTCTTTACATTAATTGTGAAAACAATTTCATCTACATTTGTGACTCCAGCAGAAGACTTGGCGACATGTTGGTGCATATTTTGTACCACACAAACCAAAGATACTTAGTAGAATTAAATTCCAGATGTGGCACTGTTCTTAGTGCTGTTTAAGCTCTGACAACTCCACATTACACGTGTTCATCTCATGGATAAAACAAGATAACGTGACTTGTTTGTCTTTTATTCTGGAATTCAGTAAGCGAATTACCTCTCTATAAACAACTAAGCGTGGGCAATGAACAGTTACGAGCTTGGATGAACTTCAGTGGCTGTTCATTagtgtttgtattttttcacGTGTAGGCCGTTGCCGTGGGTGGCTGCAGATGGCAAGAGCTGCGGTGCAGGAGGATGTGCCCGCTGGGGCAATGCCACTGCGACAGTGAGAGACGGCAGAGCCACCTCAGCCATGGCCCACGAGTCGGGCAATGCTGACTGCCCTCCTAGCGGGAGCGTTCCTGAGTATTTCCTGTGTCAGACATTTCACCCAGCCCTCCTAGCAGGAGTGTTCCTGAGTATTTCCTGTGTCAGACATTTCACCCAGCCCTCCTAGCGGGAGCCTTCCTGAGTATTTCCTGTGTCAGACATTTCACCCGGCCCTCCTAGCAGGAGTGTTCCTGAGTATTTCCTGTGTCAGACATTTCACCCAGCCCTCCTAGCGGGAGCCTTCCTGAGTATTTCCTGTGTCAGACATTTCACCCGGCCCTCCTAGCGGGAGCGTTCCTGAGTATTTCCATTGTCAGACATTTCACCCAGCCCTCCTTAGCAGGAGCGTTCCTGAGTATTTCCATTGTCAGACATTTCACCCAGCCCTCCTAGCGGGAGTGTTCCTGAGTATTTCCATTGTCAGACATTTCACCCAGCCCTCCTTAGCAGGAGCGTTCCTGAGTGTTTCCATTGTCAGACATTTCACCCAGCCCTCCTGGGAGAAGTGGAGCCGTTCCTGAGTATTTCCTTTGTCAGGCATTTCACCCAGCCCTCCTAGCGGGAGCGTTCCTGAGTATTTCCTGTGTCAGACATTTCACCCAGCCCTCCTGGGAGAAGTGGAGCCGTTCCTGAGTATTTCCATTGTCAGACATTTCACCCAGCGCTCCTGGGAGAAGTGGACTCCTTCCAGACACCACCGATCCAAAAAAACCATGTGCAATCAGCTCTCAGGCAGATGCAAGCAGTAAGAGGATCAGAGCCAGCCTAAAGCTGAGATTGCAAGATTcagatcagatattaggaaaaaccttttcagtgCAGGATGGTCGGGCAGTGCAgcggctgcccagggaggtggtggagtcaccacccctggagggGTTCAAGAGGAGCCAGGATGTGGCGCTGGGTGATGTGGTTTGAGGCTGCAGTGGCGGTGCTGGTGGAGGGTTGGACTGGACGGTCTAAAAGCTCTCCCAGCCCCCGTGATTCCAAGACTGTACGATTGCACGAGTCAGTGACCCCACGACGACCACTGCCCAGCGCCCCGGCCCTGTGACACCGCCCCGCTCCCTCAGGCCCTGCGCGCGCCCCGCGCCTTCCCGCGCGTGCGCGGCCGCCTCACGCGGGGCGGTGCCAGCGCCACGTCCGCGGAGGGggccaagatggcggcggccggcggcgggcggcggggctcggcgggcCGCGCTctgtgcttgctgctgctctgcggCTGGGCCCTGGCGGCCCGCGGGGAGGATTCCGCCGGTGagcgccgcggggccgggcgggaggggctggctgctggctgcgggcgctgcgcggccgccccgccggtCTCTCTCGCCGGTCTCTCTCGCCGGTCTCTTCGGTTGGGCCTGGAGCGCTGTGCGGCCTCGGCCGGCGCGGGTCGTGCCTTGAGGTGACCGGGCCTGGCCTCGGCCTCTCGTCTGTTTGGGGGTGGGTTGGGGTCAGCGGGCGCTGGGCTGTGCGCAGGGGAAGGGCAGCGCTCGGGCGGGAGGCCGCCTGCCAGGTGTGCACCGCTTTTGTTGCTGTGAAGAGCAGTTTAGCTGGTTACTTCATTCATCAgacttgggatttttttttctaaatactcTGGCTGGCGTGCCTGGTTTTAGTCTCCCCTCCCCTACCACTTAAGCTTATGTTATTTTGCAGGTTGGCTCCTAATTaggtgttttctttctcccccttAAAACTACAGAGGGCTGTAACCAAAGGCTAATAAGAAATGCGTGTTTCAGGGGCAGTGAGTTCCTCTTTGTTTTGGATGGAGTAGTGTCTGGGCAGTGAAGAGGAAGGGATtagtgaaggaaaaaaggcGAACTGTTTGATCCATCAGTTCCTTCTGTGCTTAACCGTCAGTGTCTCCACACCAGCTTTGTTTTTGTTGCCCTTCACCTGCTCTAATGGGTAGGCAGTAAGAATTTGTGATAGAAACCTGTAGGAAACGGTGAATTTTTAACTTCAGGAGTCATGAAACAATTTGCTTTCTAAAAGCAGTTTTCCTGGCAATGAGTTTTAACCATGATGTGTTTTTTATGTGCAGTATTTGTGTTGCTAATTCTGTCACCTGATTGAACATTAGTATCTGTTTCTGAAGCTGAGGCATCTCTAGATCTAAAATCATCTGACAGTGTTGTGTACTTGTAAACAGTGCAACCACCGTTTATAATGCCACATAGTTTTGGGTAAATCTCATAAATCAGTTGTGGTTTAGCTGGTAAACTTCCAGCTgctgttaaaacaaaaaaaacccaagcataTTTTAGGAATAATAGGAAACTGTTCTTTCTCAGTCTGAAGCTGCAGCAATAGCTGCTGGGAGTCCCTTGCATTTAAACATACATCCTTTTAAAACTTCCATGTTATAATGAATTCAAGAATAATTTGAAGTGTGAGGCCAGATACAATATAGATTCATGGGCAAAATATGCCTGTTAGTATTTCAAACACTTTAGCTATTACTCTCTAATAGTTTTTATCTGTTTGGGGAGGGTAGCAGCTTGACCTCACCCACAATATGCCAGCTAGcaataaatatgaaattatcTTGCAACTGCCTTTCCTTGTATTCATCTTGGCATATGCAACTAGCTGGCTTAAACCTGAGGAGAGATCAGAATTCCCTAAACTTGGCCTGGATAAGAACTGAACAAGTTAATGTTGGTATGATAATTCAGACAAGTAGTTTTTTCAGCAGCAAGAAGTGCGTTAGATGTGTAATGGTTGAACTTCAGCAGAGAGGCACCGTGGTGTCTGCATCTCATGAGTTGGGTGTTCTGTGTTTGACAGTTGGTTAAAGAGTAATTCATACTGCAAAAGTGTGCCATGTAAACAAGAGCTCTGTTGTAACTGAACCTCTGCAAATATACAAGTTCCATGAATAACGTGATTCAGCGTCCCCTCTATAATATTTTACTTACAAGTAACCTGATACAAGCAGTTGGTTGAATGCTTCATTTCTAGAGACTGTAACTTTCCTGTGAAAGTGTTTAATGAAAGTATTGCTGcttttgtaaaatgaaaaattagtttGGCATGCCAAAATACAAGGCAAATGTAGTTTCCtagtttaaatgaaaatgcaggCTGAAAGTAAAATTTGTTCTACACTGTTTAAGGTGCCTCTGAATGTGGTAGTGATGTGCTGCAAACATGAATAGTTTGCTAATTTTTAGGTTTTAAAAAATTGGCTATTAAAcgctgtctttttttttttttttttttttttttttttttttttttactgtgctttggaTAGAGAAAAGGGCCAGTGGGCTTTGCATCTGGATTTAATGCTCACCTTATTTTTTATGTTGCTCTACaaagccctcccagccctggagaGATGCTGAATTTGCCCGAGGGTGCATTGTTACAGTGGTCTTTCTGACTTACTTTGTTACAATAACTGCTGCCAACAAAAAGCTTTCCTCTAGGAGCATgagcagcatttctttttaaacctgTGGTTCAGTAGTTTCATTTGAGTTAATACAAGGTTAGAAATTGTTTCAGTGTATCCAAACTCAATAAAAATTAATGCCTGGGAAGGCGTGCTAGGACCTTGTGTCCTGACTGAAGGGGACTTCGCAGCATCTTCTCATTTTTTGTTGGTAAAACATGGAATGGTAAAAGATGAAAAACTTaactgcaggaaaagctttCCTCAGAACATCCTCCTTTGTAGACCTCAGCTCATTCTGTGGGAGGAAGAATTTGATGATGGAGAAAATGCTAATCATGTATGATTCTACAAGACATCATGAATTCACAGAGGGAAGGATGACATCTCTTTGAAGTTCTTATGTCTGGAAAACAGGTGTGCAAAGTTTTTCAGGGACGCTTTGCCACACTAATCCAGAAGGCATGTGCTTCCAGCCTTTAGTTCCTGTCCCACTCAGGACTTTTCTTTGGAAGTTGCCAAAGTGCAGGAGTGTGTATTTCTGCATATGAATGCTAAAAAGTTTGTAGTGTGACATATGCTGTGTTCTTCATATGGTTTCTTGTCTGTGAAGGAAATTAATGGCAATGGTTTTCTGTTGGTGCCTTGTGCATAGTGTTGATTGTTTCTCATCCTTTTCTCAGGTCCTGTGAAAGCTGATGTACttacaagaaatatttcttctacaAGTGAGAATGAAACGCTGAGTAGATCCCAAAATTTGACAGACAGCTTGCAGAGTTTAACctcaggaggaaaggaggcaTTCCCAGCAACAGCCAAAATCAATTCCATGACTGCGGGAAAGCCACCTACAGCAAATGGTGACTCTTTGTCACCTGTTGTCCCTGCTAGTCCGGTGTCACAGGTGGATGTTGATGCTTCTGAAGTTACTAAAATTGAGGAAGAAGATCTTCTAACAGATTTGAAAGACACACTAAGTAGTTCCGCACCCATCATAAAAGAAACTATGGAGTCAGATGGAGATGACTATGCTTATGAAATGACACCGAATTCCAGATACAATCCAGACCTTCTAGAGATGTCAGAAGATGACAACTCCGACACCATCAGTAATTACAATGAGGAGATCAAGACCCTTGATGAGAAGATTAAAGCTGTTTCTGTCTCAGGGTTGGATGAAGAAGACagccatttcttttttcatctcgTTGTAGTTGCCTTCTTAGTAGCTGTTGTTTATGTCACCTATCACAATAAGAGGAAGGTAGGTGTGCTCTGAAAGGTTGAGAGAAATACCTGTAGAGTTAAAATAAACTTGCTTTCCCTTGTACATGTTTTTTAAGAAGAGGAACTTAGCTTTCTGAAGAACTAGATCTTTGACCACTTAGTCTTGTGGTGATACTAATATGCATATCATTAGTGTCATTTTTATCTGCACAATGGAAATGAACTTGAATGAAACATTTATGATAAAATGAGTTACTAGGTAACATCAGTAATCATTTAGTACAGTAATGGACACTGGCAGTGCACAACATGAGTTCTATAAAGGAGACCTGAGCCAGATCAAGTGGGGGTGAAtgattaactattttttttttctgcactggaaaacagcaaattaaGGGAGGTTTAATTGCAAATGGTGTGGGAATGTTCTTGTTATGATTGTGATAATCCTTCTAATAGTCACTTTTATATCATAGACATTCCGAGGGTGTAAGTACAaacttttagaaaatgtttaatgCTACTTAGGGTTTTACACAGATAACCTACGAGGTTACtattttcaggtatttcagGTTTCTTCAGTACAAACTAATTTTCTGTGTCATAAAAATAGCCTGACTGGTGTTATTCTAAAATGTATTGCtcacattaaaaattaacttcagCCCAACCAGACACAACAGAGGTGCATGCATAAATTTGCATTAAACCATAGATTACTTTTTAGATATGAGGAGAGTTTAGTGTTTATCTTTGGGGGAGAACACTGATTTGGATGAGGATTTGCAGGactctgaaaacaaagcagctaaAAATCCAAAACCTTTACTGTGCAATGGCCTATTTATAATGtgcatttccagctctttgTAGGGGAAGATGTTGAAGACTGttgcattttgaaaattcaTCTGAGAGCCGTTCAAATGAgtgattaaaaaatgcattgtcTTTGCCTCAGTAATGCCCTTGCCAGCACAGGGGGTAAAACCATGGTGTCAGTACCACTGTGCAGCTGTCTCTCAAACCCAGAATGTTTCTGCACAGCATCTACAAGTTgtcccatttttctttcagatcttCCTGCTGGTGCAGAGCCGAAGATGGAGGGATGGCCTGTGCTCCAGGACAGTGGAATATCATCGTTTAGATCAAAACATTAACGAAGCGATGCCTTCCCTGAAAATAACCAACGACTACGTGTTTTGAAAGCACTGTGATTTGAGTTTGCTGAACTTAGCACTCTTTGCCTGCCAGTCATGTAATGATATTCAGGTACTCTAAATAAGCTGCTTGTACAGAAATGAGATGTACTCTCTTTGACCTGGATGTTTTGGAGATTAAATCTCATGGAAGATCAAGGGCATGATCCATCTGTTTGCTACTTTGGTCGGGTTTTATATCAACTGTAAAAACAGCGAGTTTAATAAATTAGTGCTCTTTCCATTATTCATTGAGCATCATTCCTTTCTGTCTGGAGCAGTCTTAATAGTCACACTATGAAAAAATAAGCATAAAATGTTTTAGGTCTAATAAATTGATGACTTTGGCATCACTAAATCAAATTAATGATCTCCTGGCTAATCACTTACATGGCTTATAAATTCCACTGTATTGCAAACTTAAAATATAATTgcttttttctgtgctgcaaatcttttcatctcatttttttctgattctatTTCCTTGTTGCATAATTTGATCCTATTTTGGCAAAATAGCTAGAATGGcaatttaataatttctgtatGTGTTCATGCcgtaaataatttaaaaataattatatataattcattttatttcagcagtttTATACCATatatttcctaaaatttttAAGGTATTTGTGAAGGTATGCAGCTCCTTtactgtcctttttttcccctctgatgCTATTTATGCCTACTTCATTGTCTTTGTAATTAATGAGTGGAAAACAAGCCTTGTTGAATAATCTTACTAAAATAATAACTGAAAGGCTTTCAATACATCGAAGCTTTCTGTTGAATTTTAAGACAGTTGGGAAATGGCTATTTGTGATTTGTTATATTATAAATGGGAGAGACTGTAAGAGTAAtttatttggttgttttttgacCCAGGTAATAGACAGGTGAAGGTAAGGGTGTGGGGGCCACCGGTCTGTGGACAGTGCACTCTCATTTTTGACAACCATTTACTCATTAGTGTAAATCAAGTTACTGCTAcagtagtttgttttttttttttttaatttgtcttttgtACTTctattatttatgttttcatgagttgtaaaatataaaattttagttttctgtaCATTCTGTTTGTGATTTAGTTTTCAGACTGATACATGTGTAAATAATGGTGAATCAGAACCCTATAATTAATGACTTGGTATTCAAGTAGTTATGTAATATTTGGAAACAAATCAACTTCACGCCTGTTGGCATGAGGAGTCTGAAGGCATGATACTGTCTTAGGAATGAAATGCTAAAAGTTCTGTATCCTACTGTTAAATGCATTCTTTTCATAACCACAGGAAGTAAAGCACAAACAAAATATCCCGAAACTCTTTTCTTGCAgtaatttttattgtatttggACTTGTATCACTTAATATTTTGAataaggtttttaaaataaatgacagtAATAAGCCTGTGTTTCTTAACTGTTTCACTGCTTTTATATAGTAACTTATGATAAAGAACTTGCGTATGCTTGGAATTGGAAACCatttcaaaaccattttctCTGTTGCCTATACTGGCTGTATGAAGGTTTGTTATATGCATCTGTTGTTAAATGGTTTGTAGGGTAGACAGCAAGgcttaaatgaaatatttaaagctgtGGGAATTAATACATTCTTTAACATGATTTGTTTAGGTTAAGTTGTTTAGTCTATAATTCTTGTGGAAGGTGCTTGAAATTCTTACCTGAACATACCTACTTTGAAGTGTAATACTGCTGTGGTCAGAATCTAAAGGGTAAGGTTACTTCTCAAAGCTGCTTTAGGATGTTTAAATGTTGGAGTTTGAGGAGGTGGCTAATGTTTTTGCACCCATGAAGTTCAGTAACTTCGTCCATAAAAAAAGTTACTGATTATAAAGTGTAGTGATTTTGACAGTAGAAAATAATATGTTCTCCCTTGGCagaagcttttcttcctttcagcttGGTACCACAGGCCTTACACAGAACCCCCAGTGAACAACCTGACTGTGCAGAAGTGCAGTGGTGCT is a window of Hirundo rustica isolate bHirRus1 chromosome 14, bHirRus1.pri.v3, whole genome shotgun sequence DNA encoding:
- the C14H5orf15 gene encoding keratinocyte-associated transmembrane protein 2 codes for the protein MAAAGGGRRGSAGRALCLLLLCGWALAARGEDSAGPVKADVLTRNISSTSENETLSRSQNLTDSLQSLTSGGKEAFPATAKINSMTAGKPPTANGDSLSPVVPASPVSQVDVDASEVTKIEEEDLLTDLKDTLSSSAPIIKETMESDGDDYAYEMTPNSRYNPDLLEMSEDDNSDTISNYNEEIKTLDEKIKAVSVSGLDEEDSHFFFHLVVVAFLVAVVYVTYHNKRKIFLLVQSRRWRDGLCSRTVEYHRLDQNINEAMPSLKITNDYVF